The following coding sequences lie in one Apium graveolens cultivar Ventura chromosome 1, ASM990537v1, whole genome shotgun sequence genomic window:
- the LOC141718681 gene encoding zinc finger protein GAI-ASSOCIATED FACTOR 1-like translates to MDDTTISGNEDGDEEDVELGEDEESGTKRNSEFVALSPQSLMATNRFWCEVCNRGFQREQNLQLHRRGHNFLGKLKQKTNDEVKKRVYIFPEVGCVHHDPSRALGDLTAIKKHFSRKYSGKKKFGCDKCKKKFAVHGD, encoded by the exons ATGGATGACACCACCATCAGCGGCAACGAGGACGGAGATGAAGAGGATGTCGAGCTTGGCGAAGACGAGGAGAGTGGCACGAAAAGAAACAGTG AGTTTGTAGCACTTTCCCCGCAGAGTCTAATGGCAACAAATCGATTTTGGTGTGAGGTGTGCAATAGAGGTTTTCAAAGGGAGCAGAACTTGCAGCTCCACAGAAGAGGACATAATTTTCTTGGGAAGCTGAAGCAAAAGACAAACGATGAAGTCAAGAAAAGGGTTTACATTTTCCCCGAAGTTGGTTGTGTTCATCATGATCCCTCAAGAGCACTAGGAGATCTGACTGCTATCAAGAAGCATTTCTCTCGAAAATATAGTGGCAAAAAAAAATTTGGTTGTGATAAATGTAAGAAGAAGTTTGCTGTGCACGGTGACTGA
- the LOC141718687 gene encoding zinc finger protein GAI-ASSOCIATED FACTOR 1-like, which produces MASSATLSVMASSALPSAAERKQQKRRGINSSPDAEIVALSPKTLLATDRFSCDVCGKGFPREQNLQLHRRRHNLPGKLKQKTSHEIRKKVFICPEMGCVHHHPSRALGDITGIKKHFSRKHCEKKFSCHKCNKKYAVDSDLKAHNKICGTKKYKCECGTTFPRPESFTYHRSMCDAACISANASNPGSMYLGPAADSQIPGSHQLLLTPRLGQGASNPNSFTSLLSGQSIGSAFNSYGRALGDRMSSAGGYGGGGTLEEMYKNWNVGGGSYGSGGGYGGGMEPLID; this is translated from the exons ATGGCTTCATCTGCAACTTTATCTGTTATGGCTTCTTCTGCCTTACCAAGTGCTGCTGAGAGAAAACAGCAAAAACGTCGAGGAATTAATTCAA GCCCAGATGCTGAAATTGTCGCACTCTCACCCAAAACTCTGTTGGCCACAGATAGGTTTTCGTGTGATGTGTGTGGGAAGGGTTTTCCAAGGGAGCAGAACTTGCAGCTCCACAGAAGGAGACACAATTTGCCAgggaagctcaaacaaaagacaagccatgaaatccggaaaAAGGTTTTCATTTGCCCTGAAATGGGTTGTGTCCATCACCATCCATCAAGGGCCCTTGGAGATATTACCGGAATCAAGAAACACTTTTCTAGAAAACATTGCGAAAAGAAATTTAGCTGCCATAAATGCAACAAGAAGTATGCCGTAGACtctgacttgaaggcccataataAGATTTGTGGTACTAAAAAATATAAATGTGAATGTGGAACTACCTTTCCCAG GCCTGAGAGTTTTACCTACCATCGTTCCATGTGTGATGCTGCTTGTATTTCGGCAAATGCTAGTAACCCTGGCTCCATGTACCTGGGCCCAGCTGCAGATTCCCAAATTCCAGGGAGCCATCAGCTACTCTTGACTCCGCGGCTAGGACAAGGGGCCTCAAATCCAAATTCATTTACTAGTTTGCTATCAGGACAATCCATAGGATCTGCTTTTAATAGCTATGGGAGAGCTCTGGGAGATAGAATGAGCAGTGCTGGAGGATATGGAGGTGGTGGCACCTTGGAAGAAATGTACAAGAATTGGAATGTGGGTGGTGGGAGTTATGGAAGTGGTGGAGGATATGGCGGTGGCATGGAACCTTTAATTGATTAG